The Camelus dromedarius isolate mCamDro1 chromosome 8, mCamDro1.pat, whole genome shotgun sequence DNA segment CTGAGGACCCCATCCGTCCCGCAGCGCTCAGCTACGCCAACTCCAGCCCCATAAACCCTTTCCTCAACGGCTTCCACtcggccgctgccgccgccgccggcaGAGGCGTCTACTCCAACCCGGACTTGGTGTTCGCCGAGGCGGTCTCGCACCCGCCCAACCCCGCCGTGCCAGTGCACCCGGTGCCGCCGCCGCACGCCCTGGccgcccaccccctgccctcctcgCACTCGCCACACCCCCTCTTCGCCTCGCAGCAACGGGACCCGTCCACCTTCTATCCTTGGCTCATCCACCGGTACCGATATCTGGGCCACCGCTTCCAAGGTAGGTGCCACGTCTCGGGGCTGCATTGCGCCGAAGCCCGCACTGCCCTCGGCCTGCTCCGGGTGGGCGCCTGGCAAGGCCTGGGCGGAGGTTTCTCCCGCCGGTTCGTGCCCTGCATTCGGAAACTGGGCGGCGAGGGGCCGGGCATGGCGTTGGTCCCCAGTCTCAGAGCTGCGGCCAGTTTGGGTGCTGGCCTGCGGCCTCTTGACCCTTTAGGGAGGGGCGCAGAGAGAGGAGTTGTCCCCAAAGGTCGAGGCAGGCTGTCCCAGCCTGCTCCGAGTGCCGGCGGCCAAGGAGTACAGAGCCCGCAGGGTCCCCAGGCTCTCTGCTTCCCCGGCGGTGCCCTCACCGCCCTGGCTCCGAGGGGCGCGGACAGGGCCCGGCCGCCAGGTTCGCTTTCGACTGCGTTCGACCGTGTTCGCCACCCACTCAGCGCCCCTACAGTCGCAGAAGACTGCGACTTCTCTGCCTCTGACCCTTTTCGGGCGGCGAGGAGGTCTTCGCGCCCCGAGAGCAAAGTCTGGGAATTTGTTTTATCCTGTTATTTTTGGAGACTCAGGGAGGGGCGGGAACCCGCGCGGCGAGAAACCTCCGAGGCTCGGCACTCTCGCCGAGACCTCGATTTGGGCGCCGAGCGGCCACGGCGGGAAGTCAGGTTCGGtctggtttttgcttttgtttttctttta contains these protein-coding regions:
- the EMX2 gene encoding homeobox protein EMX2 isoform X2, coding for MFQPAPKRCFTIESLVAKDSPLPASRSEDPIRPAALSYANSSPINPFLNGFHSAAAAAAGRGVYSNPDLVFAEAVSHPPNPAVPVHPVPPPHALAAHPLPSSHSPHPLFASQQRDPSTFYPWLIHRYRYLGHRFQGKSMVSEQKDEVQKAEAGGRRLRFATKEKRDAPY